From the genome of Leptospiraceae bacterium:
AAAATCACGCTAGAAAAAAATCGAAGGGGAAAAATGGAAATACCTCTACATCTAACTCTGCAAATGGTTCTCTTGCAATGAATGATTCCAGTCAAGATGATGAGTATGATATGGAAGAAGAACCTCGCCGTGCAAATAAGATGAGTGAAACGCAAGTTTCTGATAAAATTTCACCAAGTAATGTCCCTGCGAAAAAGCCTATTTCTTCGAAGGATATGGATGCAAAGAAAATGGATATGCCTGAATCAGGCAAATCATCCGTAGCCGAAAATAAACCTGAACCCAAATCCGAAGAATCAAAAAAGGAAACAAATGTAGCAAGACCAAAACCTTCACCGGATAAGACTGTCTTACCAATTCGTGATGAAATCGAACCTTTGCCTGAAAGAGAAAAGCGTAGACTCGAATCAATTCGTAGACCTCCAATACGACCTAGACCAGATCCAGAGCCAGAACAAAAGCATGAAAAAATAGAACCATACACCGGAAATATGAAAAAGTTTCAATCTATGTTGGATAAAAAAGAAACTAAAAAGGCTTATCAATTTGCACTCGATTGGCGAGTTAAAAGCCCAGATGATGCGTTAGCTCTTATAGCTATTGGAGACGCGTTCGATAAAATGGGAGATAAACCAAATACTGTCCGAGCTTATACTTCTTTAGTAGACTATTTTCCTAAACGTGCGGATATTCGTCGTTGGGCTGGAGAGAAACTTATGTCTATCGGAGAATATGATGATGCAATCGACACCCTGAGCCATGCACTCACCCAAAGACCGGATCATCCAAGCAGTTACCACTTGTTAGCCATAGCGTATATAAAAGATAAACAATACAAAAACGCGGCAGGTGTAATTTTAAAAGGAATCAATTACCAGTTCGACGGAAGATTTGGAGCAGTCCATGACATCTTCTATGACGATTTGGATTTAGCGTATAGTCTAGCAATGAAAACTGATAGTAAGGACAAAGAGTTTTTTACCAAAATCAAGTCCGAGTATAAGATTAAGCAACTAACAAAAGAAATCCGCTTCATTCTTGTTTGGGAAACAGACGCCAATGACGTAGACTTTCATATCTATGATAAAGATGGAAACCATGCTTACTATAGCGCAATGGAGCTTGCTAGTGGTGGGGCGCTGTATGCTGACTTGACTGGCGGTTATGGACCGGAATGCTTTCGCATCATAAATCCTTTAGCATTTCCTTACAAGCTCGAGGCTCACTATTACAGTCGTGGACCTATGGGTTATGGAATGGGGGCAGTCCAGATTATTCGCTACGATGGTGATAAAGGTCTAAATGTGGATACTCGTGATTATGTGATTATGAACGATGGGGCGTATTTAGATTTGGGGAGTGTAAAGGAGTAGTTTTTTCCGTAGGAATCGCATATATGCGATACCTACGGAAAAATATTTTATAATAGAGCTATCAATTTCCCTACTCGGTCAATATGCTCCTTTAAAGTAGACTCCGTAAGTGTTGGGTAATTCACTATATCCACATGATAGGGTAAACTACTTTCCTCGAAATCTGTTTTGAGTTTGAGAATTACATCTTCGCTTACGTTCTCATTCATAATTGCTAAATCAATATCGCTTCCTTTTTTAAAATTTCCTTTTGCTCTGCTTCCAAATACATTGACTCTCGTTATGAAAGGATATTTTTTAAGGATACTCTGAATGGTCAGCAGATCTCTTGTCGCAAGACCAAAAGAATTTTGATTCATTTCAATATGTGAAATTGGGTTACTCATTATTAGCCGGATTTTTGAAAAATTGATATAGCTTTTTTAAACTTAAATAAGTCTCATTTCTCAATTTTTTTTCATGAGTTAAAAACTTTTGTCCACTATAATCGTGCGAAAGATCATTTCTCATATCTAACCCGTCAATTAACTCCTGTGCATAATCAATATAACTACTTTCCTGCGCCAAACGCAATGTATCCTTTGGTGATGGTTTGAACGAAAATCCTTTTTCTTCTAGAAAGTCCTTTAAAACTTTCCATGCAAGATCTAACGTAAATTCGAATCTTTGAATGAGACCATTTCTTTCTAATTCATTTAGGTTTTCTAATTCCATTGCTTCTTTTAATCTTAAATAGGCACTTTCAAAATTTTGAAATCTTTGTTTCCATCTTATGTCTTGGTTGTCCATTCTCAATTCCTCATTTTCCATTATCGGTATTTTGTATGCATTTTTCCTGAATTTCTCTTATCATCACCTGCAAGCTAGTTTCTAGAGCATGGGAAATCTCTTCTTCTACGTGGAGGTTTCCTTCTTTATCTACTTTGTTCCTTAAAAATTGAATATCAACAGAGGCTTTTTGATTATCCGTGCAGACATGACGGATAATGTTTCGGAAAGGGAAGCCGTTACAGTGGGATATGCATTCAGAAAGCAACTGGCTTTCCTGCAAATTCTCCACTCGATACAACCCAATCCAGCGCATTCTTAAAAACCCCTGGAACACCGTGCGCATATTCAGGACATGAAATATAAAATCCATCGGCTAATGAAAGTTCTCTGCGCCAGATTTTTACATTTGTATTTACCTCTCCTTTATCTAGATCAGGATTAAAATGAGGAAGTTGGTCTATATGTAAACTAATATTAAAGCCAACATTTTTAGGTGTAAGCGTTGCCATTTTTTTTAAGGCTGCCATATTCGATGAGCTTTTACTTAAACTTCCAGACAGTCCAAGTATTTTCATTTTAATCCTACCATTTACAATGGGAAATATTAAATTCTGTCCATTCCATTGCAATCATATTCGGATGAAATTTTTCATCTTCTTTTAATTTTAGAATTGTCGCAGATGTATCAAGTGACTCAAATCCCCAAAAGAATTTATGACCTCGATTTGCAGTGGAAAGTGTTGGGCAATTCGCAAGCCCGCTATGATAAGTGGGTAAATACTTTTTGCCTTTGTTGTCGATCAAAATATTTGATTCTAAAATTGTGCAGGCGTTATAGTTTTTTGTAAATTCCATCTCGATAACAGTTTTACCCTTTCCCACACAAATTTTGTTAATTCGAATATCATTCAGCGAATTGAGAAAATTGATTTCACAACATACAATATCTGATTTTTTAGGTGTTGAGGTTTTGGGGCTTACTTTCATTTCCCCGATTCTCGCAAAAAGGGAAATTGAAACACAAGCGGATAATAGTAATATAACTTTATACATTGTAATACCTCTAAAAAATTTACCCACCGACTTGCACTGAGCCTAGTCGAATTGCGTCAGCGTGTGGACACGGATGAACACCGATATGAATTATAATGGATTTCGATTCCATTCGAGATCAGGGTTTATAAAATAGCAATTCTAAAACATCTTAAAGAATTTATTTATAATAAAACTTCATTCAAATCCAAATTTTAAAACTAAATCAAACATCTTTTATCGGTGCTCTCGGTGTTCATCAGTTAAAATTTACAATGACCAACATTTATATCCTTCCAATACCAGAATTCCCAATTAGGGAATGTCGGTGCGAGATTGCTGTTTTTATTTTCTGTCAAATCTAAACTAGTAATTCCTTTGTCTAAAGTTTCAAAATTCCAGTAAAACTTGTGACCTTTTTCGACTTGTAAAATAGTAGGGCATGTTGGAATATTTTGCATTCCAACTATTTTGTATGATTTTCCCCTTTCATCTGATAGTCCTACATCAGTTAAATTCGAGCACATGGTATAGGGGATAATTACTTGTAACTCTATTTTCGTTATTCCATTTTCCACACAGATTTCGGTAATATTTATTTTGTTTTTAAATGTTCTTTGGATGGAACAACACTTTGTTTTTTTTTGAGGAGCTACGTCTGATTTAACTCTCGGCTGTGTTTGAATTTTTGCATATAGAGTTGTAATGAATAGGCTGTAAATTATTAGTAACCAAATTTCTAATGAAAATGGAAATTTGGATATTATTCTGTTTTTCATTTCATTCCTCAAAGATTACAATGTGTGACTGTAACATTTTTCCACTTCCACCAATTCCAATCTCCCGGTTGAGGAACAGGAGAACTTGGGTCTTCTTCTATATCAATAGAAGAAATTCCTTTTTCTAATTTTTCAAATTCCCAAGAAAACGATTTGTGAGCTTGAATAAAAGTAGTTTTGGGGCAGTTGCTAATTCCATGCAGAGAGATAGGTGCGTAACTCTTTCCATTATTATCAACTAAGCTAATTTTGTCTAAATACGAACAGGCATTGGCGGAATTTTGCAAATCCATAAAGATAATTGTAGAATTTTTATTCTGACAAATCTGAATTAGCCGCACATTATCTAAAGAGATTGCGTTTAATGGACAACAATTTGTTTTTTTAGTAACAATCGGTTTCTTTACTGGTTTTACACCTGGACTGATTATTGTATATACTTCAGTCGATAAAAAGGAAATGAATACGAATAGGAGGATTATTTTTTTTATTCTCATAATTTTTTTTAAAACTTACAATCCTTATCCCTTTACACAAAGAATTTGTTTAAGTTCGAACTCAACTTTCACTAAATCTTTTTGATTTTGAATTACTTGATCAATATCTTTGTAAGCTCCAGGAATTTCATCTAGAACTCCCCCATCTTTTCTGCATTCTACACCGGAAGTTTGTTTTTCTAAGTCCTCTAGAGAATAATTCTTCTTAGCCTGTGTTCGACTCATTCGTCTTCCTGCTCCGTGAGAGGCAGAGTGAAAAGATTCAGGATTTCCTAGACCGCGCACAATGTAAGACTTAGTTCCCATCGAGCCGGGGATAATACCCCATTCGCCCTCGCGCGCAGAAATTGCACCTTTGCGGGTAACGATAACATCTTCTCCGAAATGGGTTTCCTCGGAAACATAATTATGATGACATAGAATTGCTTCTTCGAATTCCACTTGTGGGAAAAATCCTTTGATTACTTTTTTATAAAGTTCAAACATGGTTTGTCGGTTTAAAAGTGCATATCTCTGCGCCCAAAATAAATCTCTTCGGTACGCTTCCATTTCGGGAGTCTTCGCTAGAAATACAGCTAGGTCTCGATCTGGTAAATAGGTATTATGCGACAATTTCTTTGCAGTGCTGATATGAATTTCGGCAAGCGTTTTACCGATATTACGTGAACCTGAATGTAACATCATCCAGACTGTATTTTCCGTATCCAAACAGAGTTCTATGAAATGATTTCCACCGCCTAACGTTCCACATTGGTAAATTGCTTTTGATTCTAAATCCATTACCTTGGGATGAAGAGAACGAAATTCGGAGAAAAGTGCAAGACTTCTGCTTTGAATTTTGGGTTGTTTATGTTCATTAAATCCAACTGGAATTGCTCGTTCGATTTTATTTCGAATTTCGGAAAGGTTATCGGGTAACGCATTTGCTTTAAGGTTCGTTCGAATTGCTCCCATTCCGCAACCAATATCAACACCTACTGCGGCAGGGCTAATCGCATCTTTCATTGCGATTACTGAACCCACTGTTGCACCAATTCCGAAATGAACGTCGGGCATAACAGCTACATGACGGAAGACCCAAGGAAGACTAGCTATATTTTTTAATTGAGTTAATGCCTGAGATTCTACTTCGTCTAATTTTGTCCAGAGTTTAACTGGAACTTTATCGCCTTTTAGTTCTGAAATCGCCATAAATAAAAATTATTTGATAGTAACAAAAAAAGTCAATAGGTTTTAAAATTTCGAATTCACTTTTTGGAAATATTTCGTGAAAATTTCATGTTTAGTTGGAGTAATGCGGCAACTTCTCTGTATCCGGATTCTGTTGCCAAGTCAAAAGCATTGAGTCCTTCTTCATCTTCTAAAAATAAACTCGCCCCACTTACTATTAAT
Proteins encoded in this window:
- a CDS encoding nucleotidyltransferase domain-containing protein, with the translated sequence MNQNSFGLATRDLLTIQSILKKYPFITRVNVFGSRAKGNFKKGSDIDLAIMNENVSEDVILKLKTDFEESSLPYHVDIVNYPTLTESTLKEHIDRVGKLIALL
- a CDS encoding RtcB family protein, with amino-acid sequence MAISELKGDKVPVKLWTKLDEVESQALTQLKNIASLPWVFRHVAVMPDVHFGIGATVGSVIAMKDAISPAAVGVDIGCGMGAIRTNLKANALPDNLSEIRNKIERAIPVGFNEHKQPKIQSRSLALFSEFRSLHPKVMDLESKAIYQCGTLGGGNHFIELCLDTENTVWMMLHSGSRNIGKTLAEIHISTAKKLSHNTYLPDRDLAVFLAKTPEMEAYRRDLFWAQRYALLNRQTMFELYKKVIKGFFPQVEFEEAILCHHNYVSEETHFGEDVIVTRKGAISAREGEWGIIPGSMGTKSYIVRGLGNPESFHSASHGAGRRMSRTQAKKNYSLEDLEKQTSGVECRKDGGVLDEIPGAYKDIDQVIQNQKDLVKVEFELKQILCVKG
- a CDS encoding nucleotidyltransferase substrate binding protein, which codes for MDNQDIRWKQRFQNFESAYLRLKEAMELENLNELERNGLIQRFEFTLDLAWKVLKDFLEEKGFSFKPSPKDTLRLAQESSYIDYAQELIDGLDMRNDLSHDYSGQKFLTHEKKLRNETYLSLKKLYQFFKNPANNE
- a CDS encoding NAD(P)H-dependent oxidoreductase; its protein translation is MKILGLSGSLSKSSSNMAALKKMATLTPKNVGFNISLHIDQLPHFNPDLDKGEVNTNVKIWRRELSLADGFYISCPEYAHGVPGVFKNALDWVVSSGEFAGKPVAF